A genomic region of Gemmata massiliana contains the following coding sequences:
- a CDS encoding DUF2809 domain-containing protein, with protein sequence MIRLLLALAVTVALGLVSRLYPTGWFLWDRVLGEVLYAVAAYIAWGLLFIRKSPLFIAVIAFASCLAVELFKLTGIPAENQRVFLVRWFLGMTFSVVNLGYYLTGVVLAAFADRATRGSKPSEKGTPPALQGA encoded by the coding sequence ATGATCCGTTTGCTGTTGGCTCTCGCGGTTACGGTGGCGCTCGGGCTGGTGTCTCGGCTGTACCCGACGGGCTGGTTCCTTTGGGACCGGGTTCTCGGGGAAGTTCTGTATGCGGTGGCCGCGTACATCGCTTGGGGCCTGTTGTTCATCCGCAAATCACCGCTATTTATCGCCGTGATTGCGTTCGCGAGTTGTCTGGCGGTCGAATTGTTCAAACTGACGGGTATTCCGGCCGAAAACCAGCGCGTGTTTTTGGTGCGCTGGTTTTTGGGCATGACCTTCTCTGTGGTGAACCTCGGCTATTACCTCACGGGCGTGGTCCTGGCCGCGTTCGCGGACCGCGCGACACGCGGTTCCAAACCAAGTGAAAAGGGAACGCCCCCAGCACTCCAGGGAGCATAG
- a CDS encoding HEAT repeat domain-containing protein, whose product MTTTILLLVVPLTGSPLEVSDDPAIFSWVADLGGADIGKQFAARAALVKAGPKAKSAVPLLVKQLGDKNARRHAIEVLGAIGPSAKDAVPALIAQLPSEDGIGYGAEQIAIAITAIDGPKPEATRALVLTSAKGGEIMVLHSDTLHQHPAEVVPHVIALCGDKNARVRARAATALGELKRNPDRKEVTLFDKAGTKATKGIPAALDKLLTDESAEVRLSACLAISRTEERPEKVIPVVVAVALDDKNERLLDLARAPEIFRPVPKQAATALVPLFGHKSDRLRRWAVETLAHLPVREQMEGALQARAAHTRLGAALVLGSYRFDDGNPTPALKAALADPEFAVRFAATKGVYRYVYKSDPELIRAVPILIEGLQQKEEQVQIDACQILTSLGPPAKGAAPALKKLIEYRLPRVSFEAALALVAVTPKDAKDAIPVLAKALGAGPDSSARWAAKALGDLGADAKPALPELIRKFDANDAHLRVAAADAVIRIDPTQAPKAIEVITELLKDRKNLRSGVHEYSLKALVRVGAPAKVAMPALAQVLTDKDALFRGDVALAMITIDAENATTAYDWVRKILDDSAPDRDDVREQLPTLGKLAEPLVPDLIAQLKSEIGHNRQYAIETLGAVGPGAKEALPALKKLVEADPEMSNRKCAAEAVKKIEKK is encoded by the coding sequence ATGACCACAACAATACTTTTGCTCGTTGTTCCACTTACGGGCTCCCCGCTCGAAGTGTCCGACGATCCCGCGATCTTCTCGTGGGTCGCGGACCTGGGCGGCGCGGACATCGGGAAGCAGTTCGCGGCGCGGGCCGCGCTCGTCAAGGCCGGACCGAAAGCGAAGTCCGCCGTTCCGCTCCTCGTCAAACAGCTCGGCGACAAAAACGCGCGGCGCCACGCCATTGAGGTTCTCGGCGCGATCGGCCCGAGCGCGAAGGACGCGGTCCCCGCGCTGATCGCCCAGCTCCCGAGCGAGGACGGGATCGGGTACGGCGCCGAACAGATCGCGATCGCGATCACGGCAATCGACGGGCCGAAGCCCGAAGCCACCCGCGCACTCGTCCTCACGTCGGCCAAGGGCGGCGAAATCATGGTCCTCCATTCCGACACGCTACACCAGCACCCGGCGGAAGTGGTGCCGCACGTGATCGCCCTGTGCGGCGACAAGAACGCGCGCGTAAGGGCGCGAGCCGCGACCGCACTCGGTGAACTCAAGCGGAACCCCGATCGGAAGGAAGTCACGCTGTTCGATAAGGCTGGCACCAAAGCCACAAAAGGCATCCCCGCGGCGCTGGACAAGTTGCTCACGGACGAGTCCGCTGAAGTGCGATTGAGCGCCTGCCTCGCCATCTCACGCACCGAGGAGCGTCCCGAGAAAGTCATCCCCGTCGTCGTCGCGGTGGCACTCGATGATAAAAACGAGCGCCTATTAGATCTGGCCCGCGCACCGGAAATCTTCCGCCCCGTTCCGAAGCAAGCCGCGACCGCGCTGGTCCCGCTGTTCGGCCACAAATCGGACCGCCTGCGCCGGTGGGCCGTCGAAACACTGGCTCACCTGCCGGTGCGCGAGCAAATGGAAGGCGCGCTCCAAGCACGGGCCGCTCACACCCGCCTGGGTGCGGCACTCGTCCTGGGCTCGTACCGGTTCGACGACGGGAACCCGACACCCGCGCTCAAAGCCGCGCTCGCGGACCCAGAGTTCGCCGTTCGGTTCGCGGCCACAAAGGGCGTGTACCGCTACGTGTACAAGAGCGATCCGGAACTGATCCGCGCCGTCCCGATCCTGATTGAAGGGCTGCAACAAAAAGAGGAACAGGTTCAAATCGATGCCTGTCAGATTCTGACCTCGCTCGGCCCGCCCGCCAAGGGTGCCGCTCCCGCGCTGAAAAAGCTGATCGAGTACCGATTGCCACGGGTATCGTTCGAGGCCGCTCTCGCACTCGTCGCTGTCACCCCGAAGGACGCGAAGGACGCGATTCCCGTACTCGCCAAAGCGCTCGGAGCCGGCCCGGACTCGTCCGCACGTTGGGCCGCGAAAGCACTGGGCGACCTCGGCGCGGACGCAAAACCCGCACTGCCGGAACTCATCAGAAAGTTCGATGCGAACGACGCGCACCTGCGAGTCGCCGCAGCCGATGCCGTAATCCGCATCGACCCGACACAGGCCCCCAAAGCGATCGAAGTAATCACCGAACTACTCAAAGACCGGAAGAACCTGCGGAGCGGGGTTCACGAGTATTCACTCAAGGCCCTGGTGCGAGTCGGCGCGCCCGCGAAGGTCGCCATGCCCGCCCTGGCCCAAGTGCTCACCGACAAGGACGCTTTATTTCGCGGCGATGTGGCGCTCGCGATGATTACGATCGACGCCGAGAACGCGACGACCGCTTACGATTGGGTTCGCAAGATTCTGGACGACAGTGCGCCGGACCGCGACGACGTGCGCGAGCAGCTACCCACACTCGGCAAGCTCGCCGAACCGCTCGTTCCGGACCTGATCGCGCAACTGAAATCCGAAATCGGCCACAACCGCCAGTACGCGATCGAAACGCTCGGCGCCGTCGGGCCGGGGGCAAAAGAGGCTCTCCCCGCACTGAAAAAGCTGGTCGAAGCAGACCCGGAAATGAGCAACCGCAAGTGCGCGGCCGAGGCCGTGAAGAAGATCGAAAAGAAGTGA